In the genome of Bradysia coprophila strain Holo2 unplaced genomic scaffold, BU_Bcop_v1 contig_232, whole genome shotgun sequence, one region contains:
- the LOC119076430 gene encoding uncharacterized protein LOC119076430 — MPVLGYRRYSGGVALIGATPNLSQLTAEISAKLVKVQISSSYDSIFGRLCLSSYRNSYDGIKICLQLQLKLTKEGKNERNEIDMFEHFPIETMLTSSGEFRGHQKLDFILNFPKDRIFPHPFYCSSGSLSYKLVALMSQDDKITWETIASKFLLDFKGHYNLSSMEVQPSVDCKEFLDGKITSIFTLSKPVLLVGRDTVLNATLQLEGLFEYQVDVTVTLLRKKQIGEIVDTEIISQQRQQTTVHEHSVVLEWKLDVPLTATVTYANELSPMYSVRYFLKYKASFKQLTGCHGSTFGDGDSIVEVKVATAFDNSSDPSKISEHLKRLTLESRCSSATSILTLPPAYSDLSSSTSAASIPTLPPAYSDLSSCMGSILSLETQPPDYDELDEAETPV, encoded by the exons ATGCCTGTGCTTGGATATAGGAGATATAGTGGTGGCGTGGCACTAATTGGTGCTACTCCCAATCTATCACAGTTAACGGCTGAAATTAGTGCAAAATTAGTAAAAGTCCAAATATCGTCATCGTACGATAGTATCTTTGGACGGCTTTGTCTAAGTTCATACCGAAACAGTTATGATGGCATTAAGATCTGTTTGCAATTACAATTAAAACTAACGAAAGAAGGAAAGAATGAGcgcaacgaaatcgacatgTTTGAGCATTTTCCCATCGAGACAATGTTAACGTCCT CTGGTGAATTCAGAGGACATCAAAAACTAGATTTCATATTAAACTTTCCAAAAGACCGAATTTTTCCTCACCCATTTTACTGCTCATCTGGAAGTCTTTCGTACAAACTGGTTGCACTAATGTCACAAGATGATAAGATCACCTGGGAAACAATTGccagtaaatttttgttggacttcaAGGGACATTATAATTTAAGTAGCATGGAAGTACAACCGTCGGTTGATTGTAAAGAATTTCTGGATGGAAAAATTACGTCGATCTTTACGCTTAGTAAGCCCGTTTTGCTTGTTGGACGTGATACGGTATTAAATGCTACGTTGCAACTCGAAGGATTATTTGAATACCAAGTGGATGTAACCGTAACATTACTACGAAAGAAACAAATCGGCGAGATTGTCGATACTGAGATCATTTCACAGCAAAGACAACAGACCACGGTCCATGAACATAGTGTCGTCTTGGAGTGGAAGTTGGATGTTCCACTTACTGCAACAGTTACTTATGCGAATGAACTTAGTCCCATGTATTcggtgagatattttttgaag TACAAAGCTTCATTTAAACAACTGACTGGCTGTCATGGAAGCACATTTGGTGATGGTGATAGTATTGTGGAAGTGAAAGTAGCAACCGCATTCGATAACAGTTCTGATCCAAGTAAAATTAGCGAACACCTCAAACGATTAACACTGGAGAGTAGATGCTCGTCTGCAACATCGATACTTACTTTACCACCGGCATACTCAGATCTTTCATCGAGTACGTCTGCAGCGTCGATACCTACTTTACCTCCGGCATACTCTGACCTTTCGTCTTGTATGGGATCGATATTGTCTTTGGAAACCC AGCCTCCCGACTATGATGAACTGGACGAAGCCGAGACACCGGTTTAG
- the LOC119076433 gene encoding uncharacterized protein LOC119076433 codes for MEVAKLTDDLDKLLSKEAIRDSDVFDFVKSLVVLSKEVKSEEGFRTFGPIVKQWMRAYKPIFSDKKMDDSAKMYIRKSSKVLTYVFLSLMQAFDKYESTHSLEFYCQWKHIMSQMNPQKLANYVCLYGQQFKGLIENLRTATNRCDQLSILVVLLLYTEQLSSDQLNELKENFNSYILEKLAALNNHPDVLMNQHSFLHDIDAMGHCIISLKPTKIICDEISLNLNTSIQALWIDFNMRENSIVLVAVSPIENVLTFLATVTRPKLTERLSEEHELKIRGSWSVMNGPGVTFLRQTTMIVYLPIHDRNAVWKTKVKSIFRFVSGTPIYNSQSISSQESMAIDRRLLQFEAGGVQGADGVQDRHYVMSQNNESFTSFSMSGSQFRPKSIAPIARKQLDADEISFFGDDRANVPATKDSVDIAVSEKSPTDRGTLADLSFEQEAFIDPSHEPPYDPLNDTRHDPLDHPIDEPLEDHLSDHSSGISFGDDMSVLEDGQSEIGMSGPSESGSLSSCHESFPSVDSSLSEIDKQVKRFIAGTQDQSGQQTSQPRIQHPDENVSIAKITDSVRDIIGSIAATSIDESNGEQTKSPKNSPSPYKRNSFKSLPTQSASFLSPVETEDAKNGDIQFQNGSVHASLSNFDSLKEMLRNEKTNEPLGGDSYMADGNNRRDEPVNLQPNPYLIPNEADTELVFDDEGMVSDRRGCVFVNSDEIEEALYVYMENNGLEYLKSEAFKAADAVRRQRTEREFRAIHKMIDNKFEEDAYSPNGSLTDPLRGTAKRKLWNSLNDESTSMCSSQSDAFEQPTKRRKSSEESFGNEPNAGVTKVATDEEPNVDNQKLQGVSCALTQLNGLIGHLKDFFETRETCEFHRVKLLHLITELQANNIAALRSKEKFSDTVTNVRTMCRQARECAAMIVNKTYKQ; via the exons ATGGAAGTTGCAAAACTTACTGACGATTTAGACAAACTATTGTCGAAGGAAGCGATC CGTGATTCCGACGTTTTCGATTTCGTAAAATCGCTTGTTGTTCTGAGCAAAGAAGTGAAAAGTGAAGAAGGCTTTCGTACGTTTGGTCCGATTGTCAAGCAATGGATGAGAGCATATAAG CCAATTTTCAGTGACAAAAAAATGGACGACTCCGCTAAGATGTACATTCGAAAATCGAGCAAAGTACTGACATACGTTTTCTTGAGCCTCATGCAAGCTTTCGACAAATACGAATCCACTCACAGTTTGGAATTCTATTGTCAATGGAAGCACATAATGTCCCAAATGAATCCGCAGAAACTTGCTAACTATGTTTGCCTTTACGGTCAACAATT CAAGGGTTTGATCGAAAATCTGCGAACAGCAACAAATCGTTGCGATCAATTGTCGATTTTGGTAGTTTTGTTACTGTATACTGAACAGCTATCGTCCGATCAACTGAACGAATTAAAAGAGAATTTCAATAGTTACATATTGGAGAAGCTGGCCGCTTTAAACAACCATCCCGACGTATTAATG AATCAACATTCCTTCTTACACGACATTGATGCAATGGGCCATTGTATCATATCATTGAagccaacgaaaataatttgtgacgaaatttcgttgaatCTTAACACTTCG aTTCAAGCTCTCTGGATTGATTTCAACATGAGAGAAAACAGCATCGTATTAGTTGCTGTGTCgccaatagaaaatgttttgacttTTTTGGCTACAGTGACGCGTCCAAAGTTGACAGAACG gcTTTCGGAGGAACATGAACTGAAAATACGTGGATCATGGAGTGTCATGAATGGACCCGGTGTCACCTTTCTGAGACAGACTACGATGATCGTTTATCTTCCCATTCACGATCGAAATGCCGTCTGGAAGACTAAAGTGAAAAGCATATTCCGTTTTGTG TCTGGCACACCGATTTACAACAGTCAATCGATATCGTCACAAG aATCAATGGCGATTGACCGACGATTATTGCAATTCGAAGCTGGCGGTGTTCAAGGAGCTGATGGTGTTCAAG ATCGACACTATGTAATGTCGCAAAACAATGAATCATTCACTTCATTTTCCATGTCTGGTTCGCAATTCCGACCAAAGTCAATCGCTCCAATTGCTCGCAAGCAATTAGATGCTGAtgaaatcagtttttttgGAGACGATCGAGCCAATGTTCCAGCCACGAAGGATTCAGTTGATATTGCAGTCAGCGAGAAATCACCAACTGATCGTGGTACACTTGCTGATCTATCATTCGAACAGGAAGCATTCATCGATCCTAGTCATGAGCCACCTTACGATCCACTCAACGATACACGTCATGATCCACTCGACCATCCAATAGATGAGCCGCTCGAAGACCACCTCAGTGACCATAGTTCAGGGATTTCTTTCGGTGATGACATGTCAGTTTTGGAAGACGGTCAATCTGAAATTGGAATGAGCGGTCCATCGGAAAGTGGAAGTTTAAGCAGTTGTCATGAAAGCTTCCCCTCCGTAGATTCGTCTCTTTCTGAGATAGATAAACAAGTGAAAAGATTCATTGCGGGAACGCAAGATCAATCGGGACAACAGACGTCACAGCCACGAATACAGCACCCcgatgaaaatgtttcaattgcGAAGATAACAGATTCGGTTCGCGATATAATTGGATCCATTGCTGCAACATCGATAGATGAATCCAATGGAGAACAAACTAAGTCACCAAAGAACAGTCCATCTCCATACAAGAGAAATTCGTTTAAAAGTCTTCCAACACAGTCAGCATCCTTTTTGTCACCGGTAGAAACAGAAGATGCAAAGAACGGTGATATTCAGTTCCAAAACGGGTCAGTACATGCCTCTCTGTCAAACTTCGATTCCCTGAAAGAAATGCTCCGCAATGAAAAAACGAACGAACCACTTGGAGGTGACTCCTACATGGCAGATGGCAATAATCGTAGAGATGAACCGGTCAATCTACAACCGAACCCATACCTGATACCGAATGAAGCAGACACAGAATTAGTATTCGACGATGAAGGAATGGTTTCCGACAGACGTGGATGCGTATTCGTTAATAGTGACGAAATCGAAGAAGCCCTGTACGTCTACATGGAAAACAATGGATTGGAATATTTGAAAAGCGAAGCCTTCAAAGCTGCTGATGCCGTGCGACGTCAGAGAACGGAAAGAGAATTTCGAGCGATTCACAAAATGATCGACAATAAATTCGAAGAAGATGCGTACTCACCGAATGGATCGCTTACGGACCCCTTGCGTGGCACTGCCAAACGTAAATTGTGGAACAGTTTAAATGATGAATCGACTTCAATGTGTTCAAGTCAAAGCGATGCTTTCGAACAACCGACGAAGAGACGTAAGAGTTCGGAAGAGTCGTTTGGTAATGAACCGAACGCTGGTGTTACGAAAGTTGCGACGGACGAGGAACCAAACGTTGATAATCAAAAATTGCAAGGTGTTTCGTGTGCACTGACTCAACTGAATGGTTTGATTGGCCATTTGAAAGATTTCTTCGAGACTCGCGAAACTTGTGAATTTCATCGAGTGAAATTGTTGCATTTGATTACAGA GTTGCAAGCCAACAACATTGCGGCATTGAGGAGCAAAGAGAAATTTTCGGATACAGTAACTAACGTTCGAACCATGTGCAGACAGGCTAGAGAGTGTGCTGCCATGATCGTTAATAAAACGTACAAGCAATGA
- the LOC119077203 gene encoding uncharacterized protein LOC119077203 yields the protein MSTKKGAVPKKLSKSNSASLSTNKPSSPHMCKTCRVSDRQDKVCCDLCRSWQHLKCADVTAEVKKRHWACVACTSKKKVQPPKATQSEIENPVSEVVVIDDSMRSQSVQEKIDTAKTGEQVIIDPVNDGQPVKDMKETPNVEEKIIAPSKSSKANSISSVVSRRTALALQRLEEEKLLREQRESDYLNQKYSLLEDDIGDEASVPDSELEREKANRVQQWSEKLPTVKTSEAEQTPIENVFSNMELLDKDQSSPLSKTRSEHQKSHVGIKRPKVSKTSLPAWLLAPSNLQSNFQRNFSNFPWSTSSFRQIATDTTKQNVSNNILPGISTPVSNPLTGHAVGPNNPAGTSSQITTVTVTSDNQQFYFGLRPSTATNAISPNPMGQTTVTASTAFSSGNIQFPPIPNSAGNHQPHQSSGHSSSDGQGMNNSQGAGVTTNYDHGSSSTYSVTNPITSSRVSSQGVNVNDNVPPRPHTTPFLFGPTSFQNQSIPVNTGVNQTSGIGNATPTGTVAATAANNTIPTQGPRLTTEQIATRHVIKKLPTFYGEAKHWQAFISAYEYSTAACGFSLVENLGRLQESLQGDAREAVGGSLFHPDSVPRAISTLKLIYGRPEAIIESLIEEVNKESSPRDNDLFSLIKFAISVQNLSASIRETGAFEHLQNPTLMNAITDKLTTQVQMNWAYYKHAVGVVDLSTLGDWLYNLASVVSGVVRKPATKSGKKEKSNNGKSTHYLNTQVEKNSKSQDTKEAGKKYKCPACKADGCTKKHHTLLHDYGKAAEAPKNESKSPTAGANPASASSAPTSVCNSQRSINNRTDIFRIVPVVLSHKDKIIRDFAYLDEGSNLTLMEDELANELELVGTPQTVCIDWAFGQSHESEESRIVSMKVSGFYHQAPNYKLSNVRTVKDLHLPSQSITSAWLERYPHFKNVPITTYETVKPRMLIGLQYSRLTVSLETIEGAWDEPIVCRTRLGWVVQGPTYHGDPQHHTKFSLNLCQCQSKDHQLHKLVKEYFSIENFGVKMDNKFLESREVQRARDILEKTTVKKNGRYESGLLWKYDQVDMPNSYDMALKRLQCLESKMMKNPQLAENLCNQISGFLEKGYIRKLSDDELQIKPDREWYLPIFPVFNPKKPEKVRIVWDAAAKVKNVSLNSLLLTGPDLLVPLVDILRRFRERLVAVLGDIGEMYHQIQIIEQDQGVQRFLWRNGDSTKKPEVYVMLVSTFGAACAPCTAQFVKNKNANEYQQQFPAAVAVITQNTYVDDLLDCCHSVEDAIKLAKDVKHINLQGGFETKNFLSNSKEVLKSIGERNVQSSNKNLNINTDLTLGTERVLGMFWNADTDSFTYSLKYTKVNQNILNGSHCPTKRELLRVLMSIFDPLGLLANFLIYPKLLLQETWRSNIEWDEQIPESLQTKWVKWISVLPEVENLRIPRLYSPKLSPGTASSIQLHVFVDGSAEAFSTAAYLRIQDDDGIDCSLVGAKTKVAPNKPMTIPRLELQAGVLGTRLARSIKQSQRLQIEKVIYWSDSKTVMGWIYSDTRRYHQFVAFRIGEILETTDKAEWRWVPTEHNVADEATKSKEIQKLNSQSRWFKGPDFLYDEESTWFTEDNQEDHHTREELRLSIVMACRQGQERCIIDVKRFSQWKRLVNAMAYIYRFIHNLKSVERRSGPLLQEEIVCAENQLYRIAQQDYYLDEIALLEKNAKLPPKDQKYFEKSSPLYKSSPYLDDHGVLRVRGRLDAAKCLNLETKRPIILPRRHYITKLICAHFHRRYLHLNHETAINEIRQKYDIKALRVVMKEIRFSCQKCKNDSAVPMIPEMAELPFARLAAFERPFTYVGIDYFGPYSVKITRNISASRWGVIYSCLTARAIHLEVAHSLNTSSCIMAFERFCTDRGHPREVFSDNGLNFHGMENELKEEFKKLNQDEIQQMFTTSEMKWSFNPPESPHMGGAWERLIQTVKKSFKKIVTTRKPTDETLPTLFAQVENIVNSRPLTYIPLDSADDEALTPNHFLFGSSNGRKPIVRTSPKDLGKEDWKNIEEQTNQFWRRFVLEYMPTLTKRTKWYKNSKPIQVGDVVLIIDEKNPRNTWPKGIVERTIRGRGGKCRQAIVRAVLESKNGPVHREYRRSVHKLAVLDVKVPASEEVNRQPEESINGGEPVGQH from the exons ATGTCGACGAAAAAGGGCGCCGTTCCAAAGAAATTGTCGAAGTCCAACAGTGCGTCGTTATCGACAAATAAACCGAGCTCACCGCATATGTGTAAGACATGTCGTGTTAGCGACAGGCAAGACAAAGTTTGTTGCGACTTATGTCGATCGTGGCAACATCTCAAGTGTGCTGATGTTACTGCCGAAGTTAAGAAACGTCATTGGGCTTGTGTCGCATGCACATCTAAGAAAAAGGTACAACCACCCAAGGCTACGCAAAGTGAAATCGAAAATCCGGTATCCGAAGTCGTTGTGATAGACGACAGTATGCGATCACAAAGCGTTCAGGAAAAAATCGATACGGCTAAGACTGGTGAACAAGTTATTATTGATCCTGTGAATGACGGCCAACCAGTGAAAGACATGAAAGAGACGCCGAATGTCGAGGAAAAAATCATCGCGCCTTCCAAATCCTCGAAAGCAAATTCGATTTCATCAGTGGTGAGTCGACGAACTGCACTAGCGTTACAACGACTGGAAGAGGAGAAGCTGTTACGCGAGCAAAGAGAAAGCGATTATTTGAACCAAAAGTATTCTTTGCTGGAAGATGACATTGGAGATGAGGCAAGTGTGCCTGATTCTGAATTGGAACGAGAGAAAGCCAATCGAGTGCAGCAATGGTCTGAAAAATTGCCGACGGTAAAGACATCTGAAGCTGAACAGACTCCaattgaaaacgttttctCCAATATGGAGTTGCTAGATAAGGATCAGTCATCACCATTGTCGAAGACACGGTCTGAACATCAAAAATCTCATGTCGGCATTAAAAGGCCGAAAGTTTCTAAGACGTCCCTACCAGCTTGGTTACTCGCACCGTCGAATTTACAGTCCAACttccaaagaaatttttcgaattttccgtGGTCAACGTCGAGCTTCCGTCAAATTGCAACCGATACAACAAAACAGAATGTTTCGAACAACATACTACCTGGAATTTCAACACCTGTAAGCAATCCATTGACTGGCCATGCAGTAGGCCCGAATAATCCAGCAGGAACGTCATCACAAATTACTACTGTAACAGTGACTTCAGACAACCAACAGTTTTATTTCGGCTTACGACCATCAACAGCAACCAATGCTATAAGTCCGAATCCGATGGGACAAACGACAGTTACGGCGTCAACTGCATTCAGCTCTGGCAACATTCAATTTCCACCAATTCCAAATTCAGCTGGAAACCATCAACCTCATCAGTCGAGTGGACATTCGTCATCAGATGGACAAGGAATGAATAATAGTCAAGGAGCTGGCGTAACTACCAATTATGACCACGGATCGTCAAGTACATACAGTGTTACCAACCCGATAACGAGCAGTCGAGTGTCTTCACAAGGAGTAAATGTTAACGATAATGTACCACCTCGACCTCATACCACTCCATTCTTATTTGGACCAACaagttttcaaaatcaatcgattccaGTCAATACTGGCGTAAATCAAACCAGTGGTATCGGAAATGCTACTCCAACTGGGACTGTGGCAGCTACTGCAGCTAACAATACGATTCCAACACAAGGTCCTCGGTTAACTACAGAACAAATAGCCACAAGACATGTCATTAAGAAGTTACCGACATTTTATGGTGAAGCAAAACATTGGCAAGCGTTTATCAGCGCATATGAATACTCCACTGCTGCGTGTGGGTTCAGCCTTGTGGAAAACTTAGGTAGATTACAAGAGAGTTTACAAGGTGACGCCAGAGAAGCAGTTGGAGGCAGTCTGTTTCATCCGGATTCCGTGCCAAGAGCCATTAGCACGCTTAAATTGATATATGGTCGTCCAGAAGCAATAATCGAGAGCTTGATCGAAGAAGTCAACAAGGAATCTTCACCAAGGGACAACGACCTATTTTCACTGATAAAGTTTGCCATTTCGGTACAAAATTTAAGTGCATCGATTAGAGAGACTGGAGCTTTCGAACACCTTCAAAATCCGACGTTAATGAATGCCATAACAGACAAGCTAACTACTCAAGTGCAGATGAATTGGGCTTATTACAAGCATGCAGTCGGGGTAGTTGATCTATCTACTCTTGGAGATTGGTTATACAATTTGGCAAGTGTCGTTAGTGGAGTAGTACGAAAACCTGCTactaaaagtggaaaaaaggAGAAAAGCAATAATGGCAAGTCGACGCATTATCTGAACACTCAAGTCGAAAAGAATTCAAAATCTCAAGACACGAAGGAAGCCGGCAAGAAATATAAATGTCCGGCGTGCAAG GCGGATGGATGCACCAAAAAACACCACACGCTGCTACACGATTACGGAAAAGCTGCTGAAGCTCCAAAAAACGAAAGTAAATCACCGACAGCTGGAGCAAATCCAGCATCCGCAAGTTCAGCTCCGACGTCTGTATGTAACTCACAGAGATCTATCAACAATCGTACAGACATATTTCGAATAGTCCCAGTTGTGCTCAGTCACAAGGATAAGATCATCCGTGATTTTGCTTATCTGGACGAAGGATCCAACTTGACTTTAATGGAAGATGAGCTAGCAAATGAGCTTGAGTTGGTTGGTACACCACAAACCGTTTGTATTGATTGGGCGTTTGGACAGTCACATGAGTCAGAAGAATCAAGAATCGTATCGATGAAGGTATCAGGATTCTATCATCAAGCACCAAATTATAAGTTGAGCAATGTTCGCACCGTCAAGGATCTACATCTACCATCGCAATCTATAACTTCAGCTTGGCTTGAGCGATATCCACATTTCAAGAACGTACCCATTACCACTTATGAAACGGTAAAACCACGAATGTTGATAGGATTGCAATACTCAAGACTCACGGTGTCATTAGAAACGATTGAAGGCGCTTGGGATGAACCGATAGTTTGTCGAACTCGTCTTGGCTGGGTAGTACAAGGCCCTACATACCATGGTGACCCACAGCATCACACGAAGTTTAGTTTGAATTTATGTCAATGTCAATCGAAAGATCATCAGCTCCACAAATTGGTGAAGGAGTACTTctctattgaaaattttggagtGAAGATGGACAACAAATTTCTCGAGTCGAGAGAAGTACAGCGGGCCAGAGACATTTTGGAAAAGACTACGGTGAAGAAAAACGGTCGATACGAGTCAGGCTTATTATGGAAATATGACCAGGTTGATATGCCGAACAGTTACGATATGGCCTTGAAACGCCTGCAATGTCTCGAATCAAAAATGATGAAGAACCCACAGCTGGCGGAAAATTTGTGTAATCAGATCAGCGGATTTCTTGAGAAGGGCTACATCAGAAAGTTGTCGGACGATGAACTTCAAATCAAACCGGATCGAGAATGGTACCTTCCCATATTTCCCGTTTTTAACCCGAAAAAACCGGAAAAAGTAAGAATCGTTTGGGATGCCGCAGCGAAggtgaaaaatgtttcgctTAACTCATTGCTGCTAACAGGGCCAGACCTGTTAGTCCCACTTGTGGACATACTTCGAAGATTCCGGGAAAGATTAGTGGCAGTTCTTGGTGACATAGGCGAGATGTATCATCAGATCCAGATTATCGAGCAAGATCAAGGTGTACAACGTTTTCTATGGCGAAACGGAGATAGCACAAAAAAGCCCGAAGTATACGTAATGTTAGTGTCTACCTTTGGAGCTGCTTGCGCACCGTGTACAGCGCAGtttgtaaaaaacaaaaatgcaaaCGAATATCAGCAACAGTTTCCAGCAGCAGTGGCTGTTATCACTCAAAACACTTACGTAGATGATCTTCTAGATTGCTGTCACAGCGTTGAGGACGCTATAAAGTTAGCAAAGGACGTAAAACACATAAATCTACAGGGCggatttgaaacaaaaaattttctatccAATTCGAAGGAGGTGCTGAAAAGTATCGGCGAACGTAACGTTCAATCATCAAACAAGAATTTGAATATCAACACCGATTTGACTCTTGGAACTGAGAGAGTCCTTGGAATGTTTTGGAACGCGGATACCGACAGCTTTACGTATTCGTTAAAGTATACTAAAGTCAACCAAAATATTCTTAATGGTTCGCACTGTCCGACGAAGCGGGAACTTCTACGTGTGttaatgtcaatttttgaCCCACTTGGATTGCTTgccaattttttgatttatccAAAGCTGCTACTACAGGAGACATGGCGAAGCAACATCGAATGGGATGAACAAATTCCCGAAAGTCTTCAAACGAAatgggtgaaatggatttcaGTGCTACCGGAGGTAGAAAACCTTCGAATTCCACGTCTTTATTCACCGAAACTGTCACCCGGAACCGCAAGTTCGATTCAATTACATGTTTTCGTGGATGGCAGTGCCGAAGCATTTTCAACTGCCGCGTATTTACGTATTCAAGATGATGATGGGATCGACTGTAGCTTAGTGGGTGCGAAAACGAAAGTTGCACCGAACAAACCGATGACAATCCCAAGACTGGAGTTACAAGCGGGGGTGCTCGGTACGCGCTTGGCCAGAAGCATAAAGCAAAGTCAACGGCTGCAAATCGAAAAGGTGATTTATTGGTCAGATTCCAAAACAGTAATGGGATGGATTTATTCGGATACTCGACGTTATCATCAGTTTGTGGCATTTCGGATTGGGGAAATTCTTGAAACAACTGACAAAGCAGAATGGCGATGGGTTCCGACGGAGCACAATGTAGCCGACGAGGCCACGAAATCAaaggaaattcaaaaattgaattcacaaTCTCGATGGTTTAAAGGTCCAGATTTTTTGTACGATGAAGAAAGTACTTGGTTCACAGAAGATAATCAAGAAGATCATCATACACGGGAAGAATTGAGACTCAGTATCGTCATGGCCTGCCGACAGGGACAGGAGCGTTGCATTATCGATGTTAAAAGATTTTCCCAATGGAAGAGATTGGTTAACGCAATGGCCTACATATATCGATTCATTCATAACCTCAAGTCAGTAGAAAGACGATCGGGACCGTTGCTGCAAGAAGAAATCGTTTGCGCCGAAAATCAGTTGTATCGAATCGCTCAACAAGATTATTATTTGGACGAAATAGCGCTACtggaaaaaaatgcaaaactcCCACCAAAGGACCAAAAGTATTTTGAAAAGTCAAGCCCATTATACAAGTCTTCGCCGTATTTGGACGACCACGGAGTTCTGAGGGTCAGGGGAAGACTGGATGCTGctaaatgtttaaatttggaAACGAAACGTCCCATAATATTGCCGAGACGTCACTACATCACCAAACTTATTTGTGCCCACTTTCATCGACGATATCTGCATTTGAATCACGAAACGGCAATTAATGAAATCAGACAAAAGTACGATATCAAGGCTCTTCGAGTTGTGAtgaaagaaattcgattttcgTGTCAGAAGTGCAAAAATGACTCTGCAGTACCGATGATTCCAGAGATGGCCGAGTTACCTTTCGCCAGACTTGCAGCCTTCGAACGTCCATTCACATACGTTGGCATAGACTATTTCGGTCCATATTCAgtcaaaataacaagaaaCATCAGTGCATCGAGATGGGGTGTAATATACTCATGCCTCACAGCTCGAGCTATTCATCTAGAAGTAGCTCACTCATTGAATACAAGTTCCTGTATAATGGCTTTTGAACGTTTCTGCACCGATCGCGGACATCCCCGTGAAGTGTTCAGCGATAATGGATTAAATTTCCATGGAATGGAGAACGAATTGAAGGAAGAATTTAAAAAGCTAAACCAAGATGAGATTCAGCAAATGTTCACAACCTCTGAAATGAAATGGTCATTTAATCCACCGGAATCGCCACATATGGGTGGCGCATGGGAGAGGCTCATTCAAACcgtaaaaaaatcgttcaagaAAATCGTGACGACTAGAAAACCAACCGATGAAACGCTGCCTACGTTGTTTGCTCAGGTCGAGAACATCGTCAATTCGAGGCCGCTCACATATATTCCACTCGATTCTGCAGATGATGAAGCATTGACTCCAAACCACTTCTTGTTCGGCTCGTCAAATGGCCGAAAACCTATCGTCAGAACATCACCGAAAGATCTCGGAAAAGAAGACTGGAAAAATATCGAGGAACAAACCAACCAGTTTTGGAGACGATTCGTATTGGAATATATGCCAACTCTAACTAAGCGCACCAAGTGGTACAAAAATTCGAAACCAATTCAAGTCGGTGATGTCGTTCTCATTATTGATGAGAAAAATCCAAGAAATACGTGGCCTAAGGGGATCGTCGAACGGACTATTCGTGGAAGAGGTGGCAAATGTCGACAAGCCATAGTGCGAGCGGTACTGGAGTCAAAGAATGGCCCTGTACACAGAGAATACCGACGATCGGTTCACAAATTGGCTGTTCTGGATGTTAAAGTGCCTGCCAGTGAAGAAGTTAACCGACAACCAGAGGAGTCGATTAACGGAGGGGAGCCTGTTGGGCAGCACTGA
- the LOC119077202 gene encoding probable prolyl 4-hydroxylase 8, which translates to MNAIVPPVSLTSILNPTFDSSQITKEELDLTHISEPGKLAYLLHNVFTPEECENLIKTSEAAGYSEALVHIGGGRQVLMKGYRDGSRVMIDDTEFVACLLQRISSHLPATFADESLLEINERLRFLRYDEGDQFQPHSDASYGRPDNSARTLITLQIYLNENFEGGETTFLPRRGDRATKSVPVVPKTGMILVFEHNILHEGSLVKGGRKYTIRTDVLYTMTN; encoded by the coding sequence atgaacGCCATAGTACCACCAGTTTCGCTAACATCAATACTAAATCCAACATTCGATTCGTCGCAAATAACCAAAGAAGAGCTCGACCTTACGCATATTTCGGAGCCGGGAAAATTGGCTTATCTATTGCACAACGTCTTCACACCCGAagaatgtgaaaatttgatcaaAACATCCGAAGCAGCGGGTTATTCAGAGGCATTGGTTCATATCGGTGGTGGTCGACAGGTCCTGATGAAAGGCTACAGAGACGGATCACGAGTTATGATAGACGATACTGAATTTGTGGCCTGTCTGTTGCAACGCATTTCGTCTCATCTTCCTGCTACATTTGCGGACGAAAGTTTGCTGGAAATCAATGAGCGATTGCGATTCTTACGATATGATGAAGGCGATCAATTTCAGCCGCACTCTGATGCTTCGTATGGTCGTCCGGACAATTCAGCCAGGACGCTCATTACTTTGCAAATTtacttgaatgaaaatttcgaagGTGGTGAAACGACGTTTCTGCCGCGTCGTGGTGACCGCGCTACCAAATCCGTTCCGGTTGTGCCGAAAACTGGAATGATATTGGTGTTCGAGCATAACATTTTGCATGAAGGTTCGTTGGTGAAGGGTGGCAGAAAGTACACGATACGCACGGACGTTCTTTATACGATGACGAATTAG